Proteins from a single region of Paenibacillus sp. BIHB 4019:
- the fabD gene encoding ACP S-malonyltransferase: MGKTAFVFPGQGAQAVGMGKDVYEAFARSREVFEQADEALGFKLSEIIFDGPEDTLKQTANTQPALLTVSVALLQALEGRGLKADYVAGHSLGEYSALVASGVLSFEDAVRTVRSRGLFMEQAVPGGHGAMAAVLGAEREALAELCRTVTAEGHVVELANVNCPGQIVVSGSAAGVQAIVERGKEAGFKRVIPLEVSGPFHSSLMKPAAQQLAGVLADVSMSDAAVPVVANVTASAVMDAAELRGLLVEQVYSPVLWEDSVRYLIAEGVDTFVEIGSGTVLAGLIKKIDKSVKVISLNSIAALDALQAAE; this comes from the coding sequence ATGGGTAAAACCGCTTTTGTATTTCCAGGACAAGGCGCTCAGGCTGTAGGGATGGGCAAAGATGTTTATGAAGCGTTCGCGCGCTCGCGCGAGGTTTTTGAACAGGCAGACGAAGCGCTTGGCTTCAAGCTGAGCGAGATTATTTTTGACGGGCCGGAAGATACGCTGAAGCAGACGGCGAATACGCAGCCTGCGCTGCTTACGGTAAGCGTCGCGCTGCTGCAAGCGCTAGAAGGCCGCGGTTTGAAAGCGGACTATGTGGCGGGCCACAGCCTTGGGGAGTACAGCGCGCTAGTAGCTTCGGGCGTTTTGTCCTTTGAGGACGCCGTTCGTACAGTGCGTTCCCGCGGTCTCTTTATGGAGCAGGCGGTTCCGGGTGGACATGGCGCAATGGCAGCTGTCCTTGGCGCAGAGCGCGAGGCGCTTGCCGAGCTATGCCGTACAGTGACGGCAGAAGGCCATGTTGTCGAGCTTGCGAACGTGAACTGCCCAGGGCAGATCGTCGTTTCTGGATCTGCGGCGGGTGTTCAGGCGATTGTCGAACGCGGCAAGGAAGCAGGTTTCAAGCGGGTCATTCCGCTTGAGGTTAGCGGCCCCTTCCATTCATCGCTTATGAAGCCTGCTGCCCAGCAGCTTGCTGGCGTATTGGCAGACGTAAGCATGAGCGATGCAGCTGTGCCTGTTGTAGCTAACGTTACTGCTAGCGCAGTGATGGATGCGGCGGAACTTCGCGGACTGCTGGTCGAGCAAGTCTACTCGCCCGTATTGTGGGAAGACAGCGTTCGTTATTTAATCGCGGAAGGTGTAGATACTTTCGTGGAAATCGGTTCAGGCACGGTGCTTGCCGGCTTGATCAAAAAAATCGATAAATCCGTCAAGGTGATCTCGCTTAACAGCATCGCAGCTCTGGATGCTCTGCAAGCAGCCGAATAG
- the fabF gene encoding beta-ketoacyl-ACP synthase II, whose product MKQRVVVTGMGVMTSLGYELEEFWGNLLAGKSGVSVVEAFDFSEYPTYIAAEIKNFNPEDFGLDKKEARRMDRFVQFAAVASQLAVKDADLKIGENADEERVGVMIGSGIGGLGTWEDQHNILLEKGPKRVSPFFIPMMIANMASGQVSMLTGAKGPNSTAVTACATGTHSIGDSYKMIMRGDADVMLCGGAEATIRPTGMAGFCSMRAMSVRNDEPSKASRPFDIDRDGFVMGEGAGVLVLESLEHAQKRGARIYAEIIGYGMSGDAHHMTEPDPDGAARCMVKALKDAGLAPEEIDYINAHGTSTPVGDRSETKAIKKAFGDHAYKLAVSSTKSMTGHLLGAAGGVEAVILGLTLQNGIIAPTINLDNQDPECDLDYVPNEPRKADVRIAMSNSFGFGGHNATIVMKVYEA is encoded by the coding sequence ATGAAGCAAAGAGTTGTCGTTACAGGTATGGGAGTTATGACTTCCCTCGGATATGAGCTTGAGGAGTTTTGGGGCAATTTGCTCGCAGGCAAGTCTGGTGTGTCCGTTGTGGAAGCGTTCGATTTTTCAGAATACCCAACGTACATTGCCGCAGAAATCAAAAACTTCAATCCGGAGGATTTCGGATTGGACAAGAAGGAAGCGCGCCGTATGGACCGCTTCGTGCAGTTCGCTGCGGTAGCCAGCCAATTGGCGGTTAAGGATGCAGATTTAAAAATCGGTGAAAACGCTGATGAAGAACGCGTAGGCGTTATGATTGGTTCCGGAATTGGCGGCCTGGGCACTTGGGAAGATCAGCATAATATTTTGCTGGAAAAAGGCCCGAAGCGCGTCAGCCCGTTTTTTATTCCAATGATGATCGCCAATATGGCATCTGGTCAAGTATCCATGCTGACTGGCGCGAAAGGACCGAACAGCACGGCGGTTACCGCTTGTGCGACAGGCACGCATTCCATTGGTGATTCTTATAAAATGATTATGCGCGGCGACGCTGATGTCATGCTGTGCGGCGGTGCTGAGGCGACTATCCGTCCAACGGGAATGGCCGGCTTCTGCTCCATGCGCGCCATGTCCGTTCGCAATGATGAGCCAAGCAAAGCGAGCCGTCCTTTCGATATTGACCGCGATGGTTTCGTTATGGGCGAGGGTGCAGGCGTGCTTGTATTGGAATCTCTCGAGCATGCCCAAAAACGTGGAGCTCGGATCTACGCTGAAATTATTGGCTATGGCATGAGCGGCGATGCGCATCATATGACAGAGCCGGATCCAGACGGCGCAGCACGCTGTATGGTGAAAGCGCTCAAAGATGCTGGACTTGCTCCAGAAGAAATCGATTATATTAATGCTCACGGCACTTCAACGCCAGTAGGCGACCGTTCGGAGACGAAAGCGATTAAGAAAGCATTTGGCGACCATGCCTATAAGCTGGCAGTCAGCTCGACGAAGTCGATGACGGGACATTTGCTTGGCGCAGCCGGCGGAGTGGAAGCGGTTATTTTAGGCTTGACGCTGCAAAACGGTATCATTGCACCAACGATTAACTTAGACAACCAGGATCCAGAATGTGATTTGGATTATGTGCCGAATGAGCCGCGCAAAGCGGATGTTCGAATCGCAATGTCCAACTCCTTCGGTTTCGGCGGTCATAATGCGACGATCGTGATGAAAGTTTATGAAGCATGA
- a CDS encoding beta-ketoacyl-ACP synthase III, which translates to MNLHPVGIIGTGKYVPERIITNQQLEQMVETNDEWIVTRTGISERRMAAPEEATSDLAYQASKAAIAAAGLTVEDIDLIIVATITPDMAFPSTSCLLQEKLGAKQAAAFDLSAACSGFIYGLATATSMISSGLYKHVLVVGAETLSRITDYTDRNTCILFGDGAGAVVLGEVPEGRGFKSFQLGADGGGGELLKVSGGGSRMPASEESVASRQHFIHMAGNDVFKFAVRIMGSAAEEALRKADMTKDQIDLLIPHQANIRIIQSALNRLNLSEEKCMINLNNYGNMSAASIPVALAEAVEQNRVKEGDALVFVGFGGGLTWGASVLIW; encoded by the coding sequence GTGAATTTGCATCCTGTAGGCATTATTGGTACAGGCAAATATGTGCCTGAACGTATTATTACGAATCAGCAGCTTGAACAAATGGTTGAAACGAATGATGAGTGGATCGTTACTCGCACCGGGATTAGCGAGCGCCGGATGGCTGCCCCCGAAGAAGCGACTTCAGACCTCGCTTATCAAGCCTCCAAAGCGGCGATTGCAGCTGCGGGGCTTACGGTAGAGGATATCGACCTCATTATCGTGGCGACGATAACGCCTGATATGGCGTTTCCATCGACCTCCTGTCTGCTTCAAGAGAAGCTTGGAGCCAAGCAGGCGGCAGCATTCGATCTTTCCGCAGCTTGCTCGGGCTTTATTTATGGCCTTGCGACAGCAACGAGCATGATTTCTTCCGGCTTGTATAAGCATGTGCTTGTTGTTGGCGCAGAGACGCTTTCGCGCATTACGGACTACACAGACCGCAATACATGCATTTTGTTTGGCGACGGTGCGGGTGCGGTTGTGCTTGGCGAGGTTCCGGAAGGCAGAGGTTTCAAGTCTTTCCAGCTCGGAGCGGATGGAGGCGGCGGCGAGCTGCTGAAAGTAAGCGGCGGCGGCTCCCGCATGCCAGCTTCGGAGGAAAGTGTCGCATCACGGCAGCATTTTATCCATATGGCTGGCAATGATGTGTTTAAATTTGCGGTGCGCATTATGGGCAGCGCAGCAGAGGAAGCGCTTCGCAAAGCGGATATGACGAAGGATCAAATCGATCTGCTTATCCCGCATCAGGCGAATATTCGAATCATTCAATCGGCGCTTAACCGTCTGAATTTGTCTGAGGAGAAATGCATGATCAATTTGAACAACTACGGCAATATGTCGGCAGCATCGATTCCGGTTGCGCTGGCGGAAGCGGTTGAGCAAAATCGTGTGAAAGAAGGAGATGCTCTCGTATTCGTCGGCTTTGGCGGCGGACTGACTTGGGGAGCTTCTGTATTGATTTGGTAA
- the rpmF gene encoding 50S ribosomal protein L32 has translation MAVPQRRTSKTRRDKRRTHFKLAVPGMVKCEQCGELKLAHHVCKVCGYYKTKEIIAQ, from the coding sequence ATGGCAGTACCTCAAAGAAGAACGTCCAAAACTCGCCGCGACAAACGTCGCACTCACTTTAAGCTGGCTGTGCCAGGTATGGTAAAATGCGAGCAATGCGGAGAGCTGAAATTGGCTCATCACGTATGCAAAGTGTGCGGATACTACAAAACGAAAGAAATTATTGCTCAATAA
- the fapR gene encoding transcription factor FapR, which yields MPKRQRHQLLAKLMEENPFMTDRELTRHLKVSIQTIRLDRMELGIPELRERLKLMAERSYDTVRSLPLHEVIGDIVDLQLDKSGISIFEIREEHVFSRTGIARGHHVFAQANSLAVAIIDNPIALTVTADIRFIRPVKLDEKCIAKAYVRSISGERTKAKVEIFTYVGEEMVFQGNFVIFRSAGEAENEGGDEHADRH from the coding sequence ATGCCCAAACGGCAGCGGCATCAGCTGCTTGCCAAACTTATGGAGGAAAATCCGTTCATGACAGACCGGGAGCTTACCAGGCATTTAAAGGTAAGCATCCAAACGATCCGCCTGGATCGGATGGAACTTGGTATTCCCGAACTGCGCGAGCGGCTGAAGCTGATGGCGGAGCGTTCGTACGATACGGTACGGTCATTGCCGCTTCATGAAGTGATAGGTGATATTGTTGATCTTCAGCTGGACAAGAGCGGAATTTCGATCTTTGAAATACGTGAGGAGCATGTGTTCTCGCGAACCGGCATTGCCCGGGGCCATCATGTTTTTGCCCAAGCCAATTCGCTGGCCGTCGCGATTATCGACAATCCCATCGCTTTAACGGTAACGGCGGACATTCGGTTCATTCGCCCGGTAAAATTAGATGAAAAATGCATAGCGAAAGCCTATGTGAGGTCTATTTCCGGCGAACGCACCAAAGCAAAGGTCGAAATTTTCACGTATGTCGGTGAAGAAATGGTTTTTCAAGGGAATTTTGTGATTTTCCGCTCCGCGGGGGAGGCGGAGAATGAAGGAGGGGACGAACATGCGGATCGCCATTGA
- the plsX gene encoding phosphate acyltransferase PlsX, whose translation MRIAIDAMGGDNAPGLIVKGVLEAAHEWPDTELVLVGDTAIIEQLMGGNKPANISLCHADEVIGPDDEPVKAVRRKKGASMVVAGQLVREKRADAMLSAGNTGALMTTGLLVVGRLDGIERPALAPMLPTMDDVGMLALDLGANMDAKPEHLLQYAIMGSIYRSKVHGMEKPRIGLLNVGTEARKGNELTKAAYDLLEQSPIHFIGNVEARDVLSRSCDVLICDGFAGNIMLKAMEGTAGSLFGFIKDAFGETLLTKLAGAIMLPKLRKLKNKMDYKEHGSAPLLGLNGLVMKCHGSSDEVAVKSAIRQARIAIQGKLTESIAAEISGK comes from the coding sequence ATGCGGATCGCCATTGACGCTATGGGCGGAGATAATGCGCCAGGGCTCATTGTGAAGGGCGTGCTTGAAGCCGCGCACGAGTGGCCGGATACGGAGCTTGTATTGGTTGGCGATACTGCCATCATCGAGCAGCTGATGGGTGGCAATAAGCCAGCCAATATTAGCCTCTGTCATGCCGATGAGGTTATCGGACCTGATGATGAGCCGGTAAAGGCTGTTAGGCGTAAAAAAGGGGCTTCCATGGTCGTGGCGGGCCAGCTCGTCCGTGAAAAACGGGCAGATGCGATGTTGTCCGCCGGAAATACCGGAGCATTGATGACGACAGGGCTGCTCGTTGTCGGCCGTCTGGATGGCATCGAGCGCCCGGCGCTTGCGCCTATGCTTCCGACGATGGACGATGTCGGCATGCTGGCGCTTGATTTGGGCGCCAATATGGACGCGAAGCCAGAGCATTTATTGCAATACGCTATTATGGGGAGCATATATCGCTCCAAAGTGCATGGAATGGAAAAGCCGCGTATCGGGCTGCTCAACGTTGGAACGGAAGCTCGCAAAGGCAATGAGCTGACTAAGGCGGCATACGATTTGCTTGAGCAGTCGCCGATTCATTTTATTGGAAATGTTGAGGCAAGAGACGTGCTTAGCCGCAGCTGTGATGTTCTCATTTGCGACGGATTTGCTGGAAATATTATGTTGAAAGCGATGGAAGGCACGGCAGGCAGCCTGTTTGGCTTCATCAAAGACGCTTTTGGCGAAACGCTGCTTACCAAGCTGGCCGGAGCGATTATGCTGCCGAAGCTGCGCAAGCTCAAAAACAAAATGGATTATAAAGAACATGGTAGCGCACCGCTGCTCGGCTTGAACGGGCTCGTCATGAAATGCCACGGCTCCTCTGACGAGGTAGCTGTCAAAAGCGCGATTCGCCAGGCGCGAATTGCCATTCAGGGCAAGCTGACCGAATCGATCGCAGCGGAAATAAGCGGGAAGTGA
- the fabG gene encoding 3-oxoacyl-[acyl-carrier-protein] reductase, which produces MFANLEGKKALVTGASRGIGRAIAIALAEAGADVAINYSGSEAAAAETAQAVEALGRRAIVLQANVGKAAEFEAMVKDVLEQFGAIDILVNNAGITRDNLIMRMKEEEFDQVIETNLKGVFNGIKAVTRPMMKQRSGRIINISSVVGVLGNPGQANYVAAKAGVIGLTKASAKELASRGITVNCVAPGFIQTEMTDKLPEEMKESLAGQIPLARLGSPEDIAAAVRFLASDVAGYMTGQTVHVDGGMYM; this is translated from the coding sequence ATGTTCGCGAATTTGGAAGGCAAGAAGGCGCTTGTAACGGGCGCTTCCCGTGGAATAGGTAGAGCGATTGCGATCGCGCTGGCAGAAGCCGGGGCCGATGTGGCCATTAACTATTCGGGCAGCGAGGCAGCCGCCGCTGAGACAGCTCAAGCTGTAGAGGCGCTTGGACGCCGTGCAATTGTACTGCAGGCTAATGTAGGCAAGGCAGCTGAATTCGAGGCTATGGTCAAGGATGTGCTTGAGCAGTTCGGTGCTATTGATATTTTGGTAAATAATGCCGGGATTACAAGGGACAACCTGATCATGCGTATGAAGGAAGAGGAATTTGACCAAGTTATTGAGACGAACTTGAAGGGAGTATTCAATGGCATCAAGGCGGTTACTCGTCCAATGATGAAGCAGCGTTCAGGCCGCATTATTAATATTTCATCCGTTGTTGGGGTGCTTGGCAATCCTGGACAAGCTAACTATGTTGCCGCTAAGGCTGGCGTTATTGGCCTTACGAAAGCTAGCGCGAAGGAACTGGCTTCGCGCGGCATTACGGTCAACTGCGTCGCGCCAGGCTTCATTCAGACGGAAATGACGGACAAGCTTCCGGAAGAAATGAAGGAATCGCTTGCCGGTCAAATTCCGCTTGCGCGCCTTGGCAGCCCTGAGGATATTGCAGCAGCTGTACGTTTCCTGGCGTCTGATGTAGCAGGCTATATGACGGGTCAAACCGTTCATGTAGATGGCGGCATGTACATGTAA
- the acpP gene encoding acyl carrier protein: MSEVIDRVKRIVVDRLGVDEAEVTLEASFKDDLGADSLDVVELVMELEDEFDMEISDEDAEKITTVGEVVKYIQSLN; this comes from the coding sequence ATGTCCGAAGTAATAGATCGCGTAAAACGTATCGTTGTAGACCGCCTAGGTGTAGACGAAGCGGAAGTAACGCTTGAAGCTTCATTTAAAGATGACCTCGGCGCTGACTCGCTCGATGTCGTGGAATTGGTCATGGAGCTTGAAGACGAGTTCGATATGGAGATCTCTGATGAAGATGCAGAGAAAATCACAACAGTAGGAGAAGTTGTTAAATACATACAATCTCTTAACTAA
- a CDS encoding DUF177 domain-containing protein, which produces MQFHVEETMSKRLKHTINESIDVAPLFEGRADVIHTGPLHVALEVEGNAGSILVDGQMTIDWELACSRCLEAVQEHTVIPFSEQFEPAPKRGQDEDEQEEDDDSDFIAVSGERLNLQPYVEEALQLFMPFAPLCKSDCKGLCHTCGQNLNEQTCGCNNEKLDHRFAALKDLFKDQ; this is translated from the coding sequence ATGCAGTTTCATGTAGAAGAAACGATGTCCAAGAGGTTGAAGCATACAATCAATGAATCCATTGATGTTGCCCCTCTATTTGAAGGACGGGCTGATGTGATTCACACAGGTCCGCTCCATGTAGCGCTTGAGGTAGAAGGAAATGCAGGGTCGATCTTGGTTGATGGTCAAATGACGATCGATTGGGAGCTTGCTTGCTCCAGATGCTTGGAAGCCGTTCAGGAGCATACAGTCATTCCTTTCTCCGAGCAGTTTGAGCCTGCGCCGAAACGTGGCCAAGACGAGGATGAGCAGGAAGAGGATGACGACAGCGACTTCATTGCGGTATCCGGTGAAAGATTGAATTTGCAGCCTTATGTGGAAGAGGCGCTTCAACTGTTTATGCCGTTTGCCCCGCTTTGCAAGAGCGACTGTAAAGGACTTTGTCACACATGCGGACAGAACTTAAATGAACAGACATGTGGTTGCAACAACGAGAAGCTTGACCATCGTTTTGCAGCATTGAAGGATTTGTTCAAGGATCAATAG
- the rnc gene encoding ribonuclease III, whose protein sequence is MKHDSLSELQSRLGLRFKQHRLLKQAFTHTSYVNEHKHGTIEHNERLEFLGDAVLQLLVSEFLFRSYPRRPEGELTRMRASVVCEPSLALFAERLALGAYVLLGRGEEQLGGRQRPALLADLFEAFVGAIFLDAGMDRARAFLEEHVFPFIESNDYGLLVKDFKSKLQERAQHHGLGTVEYRITEERGPAHDREFVVEVILGDARCGSGSGRTKKEAEQRAAEEAWHSLSAQP, encoded by the coding sequence ATGAAGCATGATTCTCTAAGCGAGCTGCAGTCGCGTCTGGGGCTACGCTTCAAACAACATAGGCTGCTGAAGCAAGCTTTCACGCATACGTCGTATGTAAATGAGCATAAACATGGCACAATCGAGCATAATGAGCGTTTGGAGTTTTTGGGCGATGCGGTATTGCAGCTGCTCGTCTCGGAATTTCTGTTTCGCTCATATCCACGCCGGCCGGAGGGCGAGCTTACGCGTATGCGCGCCTCGGTCGTATGTGAACCGTCACTTGCCCTTTTTGCGGAACGGCTCGCTCTTGGCGCTTATGTCCTGCTGGGACGGGGCGAAGAGCAGCTGGGCGGCAGACAAAGGCCGGCACTGCTGGCGGATTTGTTTGAAGCGTTTGTCGGTGCGATTTTTCTCGATGCGGGTATGGACCGGGCTCGTGCTTTTCTTGAAGAGCATGTGTTTCCATTCATCGAATCGAACGATTACGGCCTGCTCGTGAAGGATTTCAAATCCAAGCTGCAGGAGCGCGCCCAGCATCATGGGCTCGGTACGGTAGAATACCGGATTACCGAGGAGCGCGGACCGGCGCATGATCGGGAGTTTGTCGTGGAAGTGATTTTGGGTGATGCCAGATGCGGCAGCGGCAGCGGTCGGACGAAGAAGGAAGCGGAGCAGCGCGCAGCGGAAGAAGCGTGGCACTCCCTTTCCGCTCAGCCGTAA